Proteins encoded by one window of Chanos chanos chromosome 7, fChaCha1.1, whole genome shotgun sequence:
- the zp3c gene encoding uncharacterized protein zp3c, producing MSLRISLILLFVSYVAGLSPFESDDFPFEEELEDLEGLAWTEVEDKNIDGDNETSVPAYKSAEFKHYLPVLKLPESLRIPASLVQKGLFRPEPGTQPVPSAVKRILLPLRITSVKPNVDKRVEVLCHLDRIYVRVLRSMFSNRLAWKYLKFGSCPVNQATSKHYYFLHYLKGCSLQRQESADRVIFSNTVYYRPPAPKGPVARELPFSVAVQCRYNKFFRSYKIGFFPRLQGGTVHKILNSDSTIRLSAYDASWKPLQHGHGYSIGQPMYFEVKTGAPRHGGKIYVNNCHISASQHPESTDKYPVVEKAGCMVDSKASSASKFISHTETSVKFSVGAFVPKEMIGQARKVLYLHCEVTVGPAEPSFAYKSCTFDWNTRTCPGDMKG from the exons ATGTCACTTAGAATCTCAttgattcttttgtttgtgagttATGTGGCGGGCCTTTCTCCTTTCGAGTCAGATGACTTTCCCTTCGAAGAAGAGCTGGAAGACCTCGAAGGTCTTGCCTGGACAGAAGTCGAAGACAAAAATATCGACGGTGATAATGAAACGTCTGTACCTGCTTACAAATCAGCTGAGTTCAAGCACTATTTACCAGTATTGAAATTACCAGAGTCCCTGCGGATCCCTGCGTCACTGGTACAGAAGGGACTCTTTAGACCTGAACCTGGTACTCAGCCAGTGCCTTCCGCAGTGAAACGAATTCTTCTGCCACTACGCATTACCTCCGTCAAACCAAACGTTGATAAAAGAGTGGAGGTTTTGTGCCATCTAGACCGTATTTACGTGAGGGTTTTGAGGAGTATGTTTTCAAACCGCCTTGCATGGAAATACTTAAAATTTGGCTCGTGTCCTGTCAATCAGGCTACATCCAAGCATTATTATTTCCTGCATTACCTCAAGGGCTGCTCTTTACAGCGTCAG GAAAGTGCAGACCGTGTGATTTTCTCCAACACTGTCTACTACAGGCCTCCAGCTCCAAAAGGGCCAGTAGCCAGGGAGCTGCCATTTTCTGTTGCAGTTCAGTGTCGTTACAATAA ATTTTTTCGATCGTACAAGATTGGCTTCTTTCCCAGACTGCAAGGCGGCACGGTGCACAAAATCCTCAATTCTGATTCTACAATCAGGCTGTCTGCATACGATG CGTCCTGGAAGCCTCTACAACATGGTCATGGGTATTCCATTGGCCAGCCCATGTACTTTGAGGTCAAGACCGGAGCCCCCAGGCATGGGGGGAAGATTTATGTCAACAACTGTCACATCAGTGCTTCACAACACCCTGAATCAACAGATAAATACCCTGTGGTTGAGAAAGCTGG CTGCATGGTGGACAGTAAGGCCTCTTCTGCATCCAAGTTCATCAGCCACACTGAGACTAGCGTGAAATTCTCTGTTGGAGCCTTTGTGCCTAAGGAAATGATAGGCCAAGCACGGAAG gtcCTCTACTTGCATTGTGAGGTGACTGTGGGGCCGGCCGAACCATCCTTCGCCTACAAATCCTGTACGTTTGACTGGAATACCAGGAC TTGCCCCGGAGACATGAAAGGTTAG
- the LOC115815963 gene encoding inositol 1,4,5-trisphosphate receptor-interacting protein, producing the protein MEDILLRVMVVVVGLLLPREDMVNWEHDGDVIMNMQEHKEMLQTERSRLEQEPHSVAMEPLRTRPEVFQNHPELLEEESEVSDFHKKPQTVESELPQAQHKLSKENWNQGALPTERSILESDVSEGAKMDQRLPKLPETVKDQNEIQVDFVKETSTTNQDVLPHDVDSSRVSREDPQMGQNPQEGHLKTSHQKETLVTEQESVGSGGVSQTDQAFLQQSQEGQQLKGNTGSNHKEQTQKTDTKHPMPEENTYWYWYIWNAYSLMSVIRLFKWFLGRRLKKETVKNKNIFAELSVPSKISLPDYMYLKRFYDCCIQSSSQERVCVFMEGFATDLLEALRNTTDKATDMHFEPFVPVGSLCELWATGKTLVCDMYVPLIPPKPYMFQCQLRNDKRNGVSLDPQGFSKIKVMKGGSSQNGCPCSSGTLEDDDFLCLLHPHDEKDNIVVDATDGPFCEDSTPYLAKGKVVKWFRAAVRKAWGEVSHKYDLELMFRHHDAPGALKVRFRSGEMILFNVTPVVKIKDTDVYLLSHLSSLKDDSPDNTWPMSFASYERALLQHFGKNLPEDSCHIHSLQILSFLHKKQIALSGKCGLTSYHLKNVLLHLLLAKEPTEWQPHNLTSRVHDMLSYLHHCLQVKELPHALVGNSLVPSEVEFPVEFRKAKPINAFYHLKLKQNLYIRTVKHFQEMVRNTPVLIHEYILLKCHVL; encoded by the exons ATGGAGGACATACTTCTTCGTGTCATGGTAGTGGTGGTGGGTCTGCTGCTTCCCAGAGAGGACATGGTCAATTGGGAACATGatggtgatgtcataatgaacATGCAGGAGCACAAAGAGATGCTGCAGACAGAAAGGTCAAGACTGGAGCAGGAACCGcattctgttgccatggagccATTGCGTACGAGGCCGGAAGTGTTTCAAAATCACCCAGAGCTGTTAGAGGAGGAGTCAGAAGTGTCAGATTTTCACAAGAAACCGCAAACAGTAGAGAGTGAGTTGCcacaagcacaacacaaacTGTCAAAAGAGAACTGGAACCAGGGGGCATTGCCAACTGAGAGGTCTATTTTGGAAAGTGATGTATCTGAAGGGGCTAAAATGGACCAGAGGCTGCCAAAACTGCCAGAAACGGTCAAAGATCAGAATGAAATACAGGTTGACTTTGTCAAAGAAACTTCTACCACAAATCAAGACGTTTTACCACATGATGTAGACTCCTCTCGTGTCAGTCGGGAAGACCCGCAGATGGGCCAAAATCCTCAGGAAGGGCACCTGAAAACAAGTCATCAGAAAGAGACTCTGGTGACTGAACAGGAATCTGTTGGGTCCGGTGGCGTCTCACAAACTGATCAAGCATTTTTGCAGCAATCACAGGAGGGTCAGCAGTTAAAGGGCAATACAGGCAGCAATCACAAAGAGCAGACGCAGAAGACCGATACAAAGCATCCAATGCCAGAAGAGAACACTTACTGGTACTGGTACATTTGGAATGCCTACTCCCTGATGTCAGTCATCCGTCTCTTCAAGTGGTTTCTGGGACGAAGGCTGaagaaagaaactgtgaaaaacaaaaacatctttgcTGAACTGAGTGTCCCTTCCAAAATTTCCCTTCCGGATTACATGTATCTGAAACGTTTTTATGACTGCTGTATACAGTCTTCCTCAcaagaaagggtgtgtgtgtttatggagggTTTTGCGACTGACCTTTTGGAAGCTCTAAGAAACACCACTGACAAAGCAACTGACATGCACTTTGAACCGTTCGTTCCTGTAGGAAGCTTGTGTGAGTTATGGGCCACAGGGAAGACTCTAGTTTGTGACATGTACGTTCCCCTCATTCCTCCAAAGCCTTACATGTTCCAGTGTCAGCTCCGGAATGATAAGAGGAATGGTGTTTCTTTAGACCCCCAAGGCTTTAGCAAAATCAAAGTGATGAAAGGTGGGAGTTCTCAGAATGGCTGCCCATGTAGCAGCGGCACGCTAGAAGATGACGACTTTCTATGTCTGCTTCACCCTCATGATGAAAAAGACAACATAGTTGTAGATGCCACGGATGGTCCTTTCTGCGAGGACAGCACACCTTACCTGGCTAAAGGGAAAGTTGTAAAATGGTTCAGGGCGGCTGTTCGAAAAGCGTGGGGTGAAGTAAGTCACAAATATGACCTTGAACTGATGTTCCGCCACCATGACGCCCCTGGTGCTCTAAAGGTCCGTTTTCGGTCGGGGGAGATGATTCTGTTCAACGTCACACCCGTGGTGAAAATCAAGGACACAGATGTGTATCTGCTCTCTCATCTCTCGTCACTGAAAGATGATTCGCCAGACAACACATGGCCCATGTCTTTTGCCAGTTATGAAAGGGCTCTTCTTCAGCACTTCGGCAAGAACCTTCCGGAAGATTCATGTCACATTCACAGTCTACAGATCCTGTCTTTCCTGCATAAAAAGCAGATAGCTCTATCGGGGAAATGTGGGCTAACAAGCTATCACCTTAAGAATGTTTTACTGCATCTGCTCTTAGCAAAGGAGCCTACAGAATGGCAGCCCCACAATTTGACTAGTAGGGTGCATGACATGCTAAGCTACCTCCACCACTGTCTTCAAGTCAAAGAGCTTCCACATGCTTTAGTAGGGAACAGTCTTGTTCCAAGTGAAGTTGAGTTCCCTGTCGAGTTCCGCAAGGCAAAACCGATCAATGCTTTCTACCATCTCAAGTTGAAGCAAAACTTGTACATCAGAACTGTCAAGCATTTTCAGGAGATGGTCAGAAATACCCCAGTGCTCATACACGAGTAT ATCTTGCTAAAATGCCATGTGCTTTAG
- the calhm1b gene encoding calcium homeostasis modulator protein 1: MDKFRMMFQFLQSNQESFMNGICGIMALASAQLYSSFEFNCPCMPEYNYSYGIGMLVIPPIWFFLLGFVLNNNVSMLAEEWRRPLGQRGKDPTVLRYMFCSISQRSLIAPAVWITVTLMDGKSFLCAYSMDLEVSQFGNTSGFSEEDLTRLLAKIPCKHLFDGQDVLSREAATRYLRCVSQAFGWLFLLLITLTAFMIRAIRPCFTQAAFLKTKYWSHYIDIERKMFDETCTEHAKSFAKVCIQQYFESISGEMRSFHRQRSDDSDDDDDDDDRHKSDEDKLLGIRAQDDMNKVLWNWHTCKPALSLRKYDVSGEANISASTGQNGLINGHAHHEDSIQKKEWAVYYSKV; encoded by the exons ATGGATAAATTTCGCATGAtgttccagtttctccagtctAACCAAGAGTCTTTCATGAACGGTATTTGCGGCATAATGGCACTTGCGAGTGCTCAGCTGTATTCGTCCTTTGAGTTCAACTGCCCGTGTATGCCAGAGTATAACTACAGCTACGGGATCGGCATGTTAGTGATCCCACCGATTTGGTTTTTCCTTCTTGGCTTCGTGTTAAACAACAACGTATCGATGCTTGCGGAAGAGTGGAGGCGGCCACTGGGCCAGCGTGGGAAGGACCCAACGGTGCTCCGATACATGTTTTGTTCCATCTCTCAGCGTTCGTTGATAGCACCTGCTGTTTGGATTACTGTGACGTTAATGGACGGGAAGAGCTTTCTCTGTGCCTACAGTATGGATCTGGAAGTATCCCAGTTTGGAAACACCAGTGGATTTTCTGAGGAGGATCTCACGAGGCTTCTGGCTAAAATACCATGTAAGCACTTATTTGATGGACAAGATGTTTTATCCAGAGAGGCAGCAACCAGGTACCTCCGATGTGTGTCACAG GCCTTTGGATGGCTCTTCCTCCTTCTCATCACCCTCACAGCGTTCATGATCAGAGCCATTAGACCCTGCTTCACACAAGCTGCATTCCTCAAGACCAAATACTGGTCTCACTACATCGACATTGAGCGCAAGATGTTTGATGAAACCTGCACGGAACACGCTAAGAGTTTCGCTAAAGTTTGCATCCAGCAGTACTTCGAGAGCATCAGTGGCGAAATGCGTAGCTTCCACCGTCAGCGCTCAGACGACagcgacgacgatgatgatgacgacgacagGCATAAGAGTGATGAAGACAAACTGCTGGGTATACGGGCTCAGGATGACATGAATAAAGTGCTGTGGAACTGGCATACCTGCAAGCCAGCCCTTAGCTTACGAAAGTACGACGTCAGCGGGGAGGCTAACATTAGCGCTAGCACCGGCCAAAACGGCCTCATAAACGGTCACGCACATCATGAAGATAGCATTCAAAAGAAAGAATGGGCTGTGTATTACAGTAAAGTGtga
- the zgc:175214 gene encoding RING finger protein 122, which yields MRPFQCCNGCFCSLGLQCSNCEMTSEGSYHLPLNVYVIVLGIGLFIFMLSVIFCCYLFRLKQQVPREQYSYNEVVLKGAGKKLSLLGQPCAVCLEEFKTRDELGVCPCSHTFHKKCLLKWLEIRSVCPMCNKPILRLHNEETPRGAEGPQDPEEV from the exons ATGCGACCATTCCAATGTTGTAACG GCTGCTTCTGTAGTCTAGGACTGCAGTGTTCCAACTGCGAGATGACGTCCGAGGGCAGTTACCACCTTCCCCTTAACGTGTATGTCATTGTACTGGGCATTGGTCTCTTCATCTTCATGCTCAGCGTTATCTTCTGCTGCTATCTGTTCAG GCTGAAGCAACAAGTCCCTCGGGAGCAGTACAGCTACAATGAG GTGGTTTTAAAGGGGGCAGGAAAGAAGCTTAGTCTGCTTGGA CAGCcctgtgcagtgtgtctggagGAGTTCAAAACCAGAGACGAACTTGGAGTCTGTCCATGCTCACACACCTTCCATAAGAA GTGCCTGTTGAAATGGTTGGAGATTAGGAGCGTCTGCCCCATGTGTAACAAGCCCATCCTCAGGCTGCATAACGAGGAGACCCCAAGGGGAGCTGAAGGACCCCAAGACCCTGAGGAGGTGTGA
- the pdcd11 gene encoding protein RRP5 homolog: protein MASAEEDFPRGGTSKKASRPKVASHVEVDNLFETCEPEVKTKRKAGKELDDKHAKKQKTSSKEAGLKLNAVTNVEVLHLKNVKVGTLLLGCVKSVSDFDVVVGLPSGLTGYLPITNVSDSFTKLLNEQVDNEDSVEEVFSLPHLFSPGMLIRCVVSSLESPANKSIRVKLSVNPKEVNKGLSAGSLKPGMSISGCVESIEDHGYLIDIGVGGTKAFLPKQTAKDETKTSKRDLKVGQYVTTLLEEVKNNGRVVRLSVNPTAVNQACAETQHGWTLSNLIPGLLVKAHIKKVTPHGLIVEFLSSFSGVVDFLHINANEASSYNPGDVVKARVIYIDPTSRQVGLSLRRHLLPPGGSVLDDVLSERVGEVVNGCKMTVVHHYSGATIELPDSTVAFVYKNQMKEPNEEFNPNRLLAQPEHTCRITEYSPLEQIHMATLRQSIISVPFFRYQDLKLGQIVEGTVVHLQDYGMYVKITNHIQGLVPKIHLADIVLKNPEKKFSPGQKVKCRVLSLEGTKLALTNKKTLVNSTLPLFLSFADARVGRVSHGVIVAVRDFGCIVRFYGDVKGLVLTRELSSEPVLSPQSIFYVGQVVKVKVLKCDVENSKLLLSLKDVPTGDTEDPEKPQFDFEVGKVVEATVKRKLEHGLEVSILPEEATALLPMMHLSDHVSNCRLLWEALQEGDVIANLVCLNKTAQGITLSKKPLVKAALEGGSAVREFSDIQEGMQLIGWIKNILPYGAFVDFSHRLFGLAPLAAMSDKFISSTENMFQVGQTVVAKVTNIDEEKRRFLVSLKVSDMSKSEEENAERLIRGQLERKVAMEMFSGRGDSDVLQQLSSVSVGDKLKMTVREVKQDGSVSLASDQLSEATVLAPSHNAAGVNKSPGFKVTAVVLHVDPLTSTVYVSLSPKLVGKKLTLEKDSQHEATVQYVENEFAVISLAETGHLTVISTTSHLNETFRFKAEKLAVGRTLAATVTDLSSEGLGGLPLVTWDFDVKRARTISGSKGVKHKYKVGDVVTGAVKSIKPLNVLVTLPGEVTGSVHVTEVQTSPKVGSFPTSSLKVGSKVKARVIGGREVRSHKFLPISHPNFKVSIPELSLLPSKLEKKANLKSLDENPKLDDFQPGEQVICYVSTFRDETKCLEVCVTPDIIGTVELLAMVSDHKAAKRPQKLYKQGQALQAKVIGVSPNTPPRLFLSLTGMHKVEPGVVTLGMVRKIIPNVGLLVKLPFRSVGMVCIADLADFYTEKPLEQYKEGQIVKCCVVAEDKDKFSVSLRPSRTHPGMGLPVRDAEILSVTDLKVGQVIRGYLKSVGDQGIFIWLSRTVTGRVQFQHASNFFAHDPSVYKEHISQNALLTAKVLSVDEKNQVQLSLLPEDTGKPDVLPETLKLPLRLRGEEKEKRDKVAKKRKMKDSPKKEEPSEKKMKKTKKSKADGNDSGVEVYFREEEEESEEEKKKETSTASTGPARLQVSAGFSWDSALSTLKPAASANTHDSSDEEDEEEQNKPEKQSRKEKEQEKKAEEKRLSQLEAELMDPERRPDSAAAFERLLLSSPDSSLIWLQYMAFHLQATEIEQARAVAERALKTISFREEQEKQNVWVALLNLENMYGTEESLQKVFERAVQFCEPLPIYQQLADIYTKSDKIQEAENLYKSMIKRFRQEQGVWQSYGTFLIRQGKSDAASALLQRALQSLSTKEHVDLIAKFARLEFQYGDKQKAKSMFDKILTSYPKRTDLWSVFIDLMVKHGTQKEVRDLFDRVINLSVAVKRIKFFFKRYLEYEKKHGTPESVQTVKQKALEYVESKGADASS from the exons ATGGCGTCAGCAGAGGAAGATTTTCCCCGTGGCGGCACATCCAAGAAAGCCTCGCGACCTAAAGTGGCGTCTCACGTGGAGGTGGACAATCTGTTCGAG ACCTGTGAGCCTGAGGTCAAGACGAAAAGAAAGGCAGGAAAAGAATTGGATGACAAGCACGCTAAAAAGCAAAAGACAAGCAGTAAAGAAGCGGGTTTGAAGCTCAATGCCGTCACTAATGTGGAAGTCCTTCACCTCAAG AACGTGAAGGTGGGAACGCTGTTACTGGGCTGCGTGAAGTCGGTTTCAGACTTTGACGTAGTCGTCGGCTTACCCAGCGGCCTTACCGGTTACCTCCCCATCACCAACGTCTCTGACTCCTTCACCAAACTCCTCAACGAGCAGGTGGACAATGAAGACAGCGTAGAG GAGGTTTTTTCTCTGcctcatctcttttctcctggGATGCTGATCAGATGTGTAGTGTCCTCATTAGAAAGCCCCGCAAACAAGAGCATCAGAGTGAAGCTGTCCGTCAACCCAAAGGAGGTTAATAAAGGCCTGAGTGCAGGGTCCCTGAAGCCAGGAATG AGTATCAGCGGTTGTGTGGAGAGCATAGAGGATCATGGTTATCTCATCGACATCGGCGTCGGCGGGACGAAAGCCTTTCTGCCGAAACAGACGGCAAAAGACGAGACTAAAACGTCCAAACGTG ATCTGAAGGTAGGTCAATACGTGACCACCCTATTGGAGGAAGTGAAGAACAATGGGCGGGTCGTACGTCTCTCAGTGAACCCTACAGCTGTCAATCAAGCCTGTGCTGAGACACAGCACGGTTGGACTCTCAGTAACCTGATCCCTGGCCTGCTAGTCAAAGCTCACATCAAGAAG GTGACGCCTCACGGACTGATAGTGGaatttctttcctctttctccggAGTGGTGGATTTTTTGCACATAAACGCTAATGAGGCCTCCAGCTACAACCCCGGTGATGTG gtAAAAGCCCGTGTGATATACATTGATCCCACCAGTCGACAGGTGGGCCTGTCCCTGCGCCGCCACCTCCTGCCTCCAGGGGGCAGCGTGTTGGATGATGTGCTGAGTGAACGTGTTGGAGAAGTGGTGAATGGCTGTAAGATGACGGTTGTTCATCATTATTCGGGGGCTACGATTGAACTGCCCGACTCCACTGTCGCTTTCGTATAC AAAAATCAGATGAAAGAACCCAACGAGGAGTTTAACCCGAATCGGCTTCTGGCCCAACCGGAACATACCTGCCGAATCACAGAATACAGTCCACTGGAACAGATCCACATGGCCACTTTGcgcca gAGCATCATCTCAGTGCCCTTCTTCCGTTATCAAGACCTTAAACTGGGACAGATTGTGGAA GGGACTGTGGTTCACCTGCAGGATTACGGGATGTACGTGAAGATTACCAATCACATCCAAGGCTTGGTGCCCAAAATTCATCTCGCCGACATTGTGTTAAAGAACCCCGAGAAGAAGTTCAGCccaggtcaaaaggtcaaatgTCGG gttctgTCGTTAGAGGGTACAAAACTGGCCCTGACCAATAAGAAGACTCTGGTAAactccaccctccctctcttcttgaGCTTTGCAGACGCCAGGGTGGGACGGGTCTCTCACGGCGTCATCGTCGCCGTCAGAGACTTTGGCTGCATCGTCCGTTTCTACGGTGACGTGAAGGGCTTGGTTCTGACGCGTGAACTGAGTTCTGAGCCCGTGTTGAGCCCACAAAGTATCTTTTACGTTGGCCAG GTGGTGAAAGTCAAGGTTTTAAAGTGTGATGTGGAAAATTCCAAACTGCTCCTGTCACTCAAAGACGTTCCCACTGGAGACACAGAGGACCCAGAGAAACCACAGTTTGACTTTGAAGTTGGCAAG GTGGTGGAGGCGACAGTTAAGAGGAAGTTGGAACACGGCCTTGAGGTTTCCATTCTTCCTGAGGAAGCCACCGCGTTGCTACCCATGATGCATCTCTCTGACCATGTGTCTAATTGCAGACTGTTGTGGGAAGCCCTGCAGGAGGGTGATGTCATCGCAAACCTCGTCTGTCTCAACAAGACCGCGCAGGGAATT ACTCTGTCTAAGAAGCCATTGGTCAAGGCAGCGTTGGAAGGCGGGTCTGCGGTGCGAGAGTTCTCTGATATCCAGGAGGGAATGCAGCTGATTGGCTGGATCAAGAACATCCTGCCCTATGGCGCGTTTGTGGACTTCTCTCACCGACTGTTTGGCCTGGCCCCTCTGGCT GCGATGAGCGACAAGTTCATCAGCAGCACGGAAAACATGTTCCAGGTGGGCCAGACGGTGGTTGCCAAGGTGACCAACATAGACGAGGAGAAGAGGCGATTCCTGGTCAGTTTGAAAGTGTCGGACATGAGCAAAAGCGAGGAGGAGAACGCAGAACGACTGATCCGGGGTCAGCTGGAGAGGAAGGTCGCCATGGAGATGTTTAGTGGCAGAG GAGACTCTGACGTGCTTCAGcagctctcctctgtgtcagtggGGGATAAACTGAAGATGACCGTGAGAGAGGTAAAGCAAGACGGCTCCGTGAGCCTGGCGTCCGACCAGCTCAGCGAAGCTACCGTGTTGGCCCCGAGTCACAATGCCGCTG GTGTGAACAAAAGTCCAGGCTTTAAGGTCACTGCTGTGGTTCTTCATGTTGACCCTTTGACCTCTACTGTCTATGTGTCCCTGTCACCCAAGCTAGTGGGCAAGAAGTTAACG TTGGAAAAGGACTCGCAACACGAAGCCACCGTGCAGTACGTGGAGAACGAATTTGCTGTCATCTCATTGGCCGAGACCGGTCACCTGACCGTCATCTCGACGACCAGTCACCTGAACGAGACCTTCCGTTTCAAGGCCGAGAAGCTTGCCGTCGGCCGGACCCTGGCCGCGACCGTGACCGATCTGAGCAGCGAAGGTTTGGGCGGCCTTCCCCTCGTGACCTGGGACTTTGACGTCAAACGCGCACGGACCATTTCGGGGAGCAAAGGAGTCAAGCACAAGTACAAAGTGGGCGACGTGGTGACCGGGGCGGTGAAGTCCATTAAACCGTTAAACGTGCTGGTGACCCTGCCGGGCGAGGTCACAGGAAGCGTTCACGTGACGGAGGTCCAGACGTCGCCGAAAGTGGGCAGTTTCCCCACGTCCTCCCTCAAGGtcgggtcaaaggtcaaagccAGGGTCATCGGAGGTCGGGAAGTCCGCAGCCACAA gttccTACCCATCTCTCACCCCAATTTTAAAGTCTCCATTCCTGAGCTGAGCCTGCTtcccag taaactggagaaaaaagCAAATCTCAAGTCTTTAGATGAGAATCCCAAACTGGACGACTTCCAGCCTGGAGAACAGGTCATCTGCTACGTCTCCACG ttccGTGACGAAACCAAATGTTTGGAGGTTTGCGTGACACCCGACATCATAGGAACAGTGGAACTGCTAGCTATGGTTTCCGATCACAAA GCAGCCAAACGCCCTCAGAAGTTATACAAACAAGGTCAGGCTCTCCAGGCCAAGGTCATTGGGGTCAGTCCCAACACCCCTCCTcgacttttcctctctctcacag GGATGCACAAGGTGGAGCCGGGAGTGGTTACCCTGGGAATGGTCCGGAAAATAATTCCCAACGTGGGCCTGCTTGTGAAACTCCCGTTCCGAAGCGTGGGCATGGTGTGCATCGCAGACTTGGCTGACTTCTACACGGAGAAACCTCTGGAGCAGTACAAGGAGGGACAGATAGTGAA GTGCTGTGTCGTGGCGGAGGACAAAGATAAGTTTTCCGTCAGCCTCCGACCATCCAG GACCCATCCAGGAATGGGCCTTCCAGTGAGAGACGCAGAGATTCTCTCCGTAACAGACCTCAAAGTCGGCCAAGTCATCAGGGGCTACCTAAAGTCCGTGGGGGACCAAGGCATATTTATATG gttgTCGAGGACAGTCACGGGAAGAGTTCAGTTCCAGCACGCGTCTAATTTTTTTGCACACGACCCCAGTGTATACAAAGAACACATTTCCCAGAATGCTCTTCTCACGGCCAAAGTGCTCAG TGTGGATGAGAAGAACCAGGTGCAGCTGTCACTGCTCCCAGAGGACACTGGGAAGCCGGACGTCCTGCCCGAAACGCTCAAACTGCCGTTACgtctgagaggagaggagaaagagaaacgtGATAAAGTGGCcaagaagagaaagatgaaggaCTCGCcgaaaaag gaggAACCGTcggagaaaaagatgaaaaaaacaaaaaagtcaaaagcGGACGGTAACGACAGCGGCGTAGAGGTGtatttcagagaggaagaggaggagagtgaagaagagaagaaaaaagaaacttcaaCG gcctCGACAGGCCCTGCCAGACTGCAGGTGAGCGCAGGCTTCTCCTGGGATTCTGCACTCAGTACACTTAAACCAGCTGCCTCTGCTAACACACACGACTCCAGCGATGAAGAGGACGAAGAGGAGCAAAACAAG cctgagAAGCAGTCTCGTAAAGAGAAGGAACAGGAGAAGAAGGCGGAGGAGAAGAGGTTGTCTCAGTTGGAGGCGGAGCTGATGGATCCCGAGCGGAGACCTGACAGCGCTGCGGCATTTGAGCGACTGCTGCTCAGTTCTCCAGACAGCTCTCTGATCTGGCTCCAGTATATGGCCTTCCACCTGCAGGCCACCGAGATCGAACAGGCCCGGGCCGTGGCCGAGAGAGCCCTCAAAACCATCTCctttag agaggagcaggagaagcAGAACGTGTGGGTCGCGCTGTTGAACCTGGAGAACATGTATGGAACCGAGGAGAGCTTGCAGAAGGTGTTTGAGCGCGCCGTGCAGTTCTGCGAACCTTTACCCATATACCAGCAGCTCGCAGACATCTACACCAAATCCGACAAGATACAG gaggcgGAGAACCTGTATAAAAGCATGATCAAGCGTTTTCGGCAAGAACAGGGAGTGTGGCAGAGTTACGGCACGTTTCTGATTCGTCAGGGCAAGAGTGACGCTGCCAGTGCTCTCCTACAGAGGGCGCTCCAGAGCCTGTCCACCAAAGAGC ATGTGGACTTGATAGCCAAATTTGCTCGACTGGAGTTTCAATACGGAGATAAACAGAAGGCCAAATCGATGTTTGATAAGATTCTGACCAGCTACCCTAAACGAACTGATCTGTGGTCAGTCTTTATTGACCTGATGGTGAAACACGGCACTCAGAAGGAAGTCAG ggatctGTTTGATCGGGTGATCAACCTGAGCGTGGCCGTGAAGAGGATCAAGTTCTTCTTCAAACGTTACCTGGAGTACGAGAAGAAACACGGCACTCCGGAGAGCGTACAGACTGTTAAACAGAAAGCCCTGGAGTACGTGGAGTCCAAGGGAGCAGATGCATCCAGCTAG